A portion of the Toxotes jaculatrix isolate fToxJac2 chromosome 16, fToxJac2.pri, whole genome shotgun sequence genome contains these proteins:
- the zgc:162472 gene encoding transcription factor TFIIIB component B'' homolog isoform X1, translated as MFRRSRFSVRPNVSTAGRIATTPQDTPSSNQEASETPRDVGESSTPAAVTDTKAAVTPSEKPTTPEDGNDQNGEGTSSSAAVQRRKRFSVKPRVAPGRPSTLPRTPKSPVKAVCETPVEVSSPNLEKPTTSSQTGTAAAPQGLQSPRRRKPSGESKHPKVQPKPTPTSSDSAGPSVVPVAEESLEQTDLPKDTGKQLENKASSQVKEAPHRPSDKVPPSLPDKEAIEISEKAKTLVSSKSGLSLSPSAFSLSRLLNDPSDLQRLAKAQKLRDLLRQERHKEKKLKKAKARAKEYTLDPAKMTMRDLIRYLPVSNPMTSSLEDSSQENETVVPPSPGREESPERAQEPEALPKIAEPEEEEVVEDEQEEALMVPRVKVAEDGSLIIDEESLTVEVQRAKGPNPAHDRDPIFERGSTTTYSSFRKGTYSKPWSSEETDMFFLAISMVGTDFSMICQLFPHRARSEIKNKFKKEERENAWRIDKAFRERRKLDIEYFSKLLEKILEVQKNRKKLKSLADKNSPKKHKRKAKGKKTARKLSDVEEEEGEDENEVPDLEDEEEGEKENEDLYNEGGTSASKPKRQCKRKTRESPLNEEPNDKKKKTGEKSNKQGEACTPEDTEAALPGDHTSSDMSEKTENVNAPKDTAIKPAKLSHTRASKSVLPLGRKWGKKPPPPSTKTVPDKGDETVSDGASEEQANKDSSPSADISSEEEDATIQPPKPTRYGRVPKPTKPLTYPAKENAHTSDTTPTSPVGSTGAAAKPKPKCTAKRGRSSKQPSAQESKKPKLVTLRASRSEFSDDEDEKQLDHEEIEDEVEHPACSPSKDSIAPVFVPVSLRSPQPVISEVEETMEELDILANMPDVLGISQDALCPDASCERAQNETGTVEPCEHQLDLLVDVIDFLSSEHTEVTEDESYNEAAQTLLAIGTLTHLPQSTTNQIVAQDHTTGTTTDSVRETRQPLEEDAASEPAAQEEDSAVPLMFVHGVAETSEITASAEPQNSTADSGDIPIIKTSDQMCAEQSTVSEMDSQLQSSPECSKKSSPQPRRGRLSTVKCKPNLGRASKTAQPKSQPDTSTEQTAEEGNTEPANLQVTDSVSAPEERTPTIPESSSTTLIDDISCTEVRPSQELSASQERSHCSSDAQFEPSGEQTSGDTKSTQESSNEELMSRAEIISSCSNYLATSDTPVTGSQFELGSNCDSVPVEESGQHPAALSTPLEDSPVSQKTESDAASACQSRRNRLQKVKPKPNIPQISRTARPTPQTTKDCVEKDSSPTPSSKVQEKTTVEVESEATCGTSLEKTSQNIGPASVCTLSFDLGSTLTPTKKLSTIEEKRIDTDVGLVGQVHSVAASSDQSASENHNLSDADNPMTSDSAATVSQVGQNSAPRVQESSDHPATCATPAEDLPVSQKEESEVTSTCQTRRGRLQKVRPKPNLVQTSRTARSKPQTTKEPVQHMQLVERPSVPTSAPGSADNVIAEVEALPVCSITLPEPGESSGTASVSVPSLELCTAHKPAEESSSTMEQKADVGLNSSSASSESNVPQRRRHLPKVKPNLGSSTRTKHTKNIVKPLEEQYMDPSSNVTSEPQQPVDNSHAQPKCTEEDCKNMTLNTELSSTKSVPTEKKLDSKNDKGTSSDDVVIATSWVAENQSMLTDTVPDDKSSEKFTFEREPTGDRMSSNDRVEAGPASQGDYELDMSTRLKELNAQPAYDPAAVSDVHSSEGGSTESKVNSVLAANAHSIPDPKESSPQPSESDPELKSQDAAQQWSETRETNQTSNDKSPSAESADDTQSELTDSSKSSKKALQSRRARLIKPKPNLGCSSRPPQPQQDQNTTQAEDPGTPSERVDASVSHKPVSKLQPDIQEPVEGAVEPRSPLSESPPNDAGALLGSLTQIIEQLSEHDSPPNDAGSSLDCVTQTPDNSSQDTSTLNAEETQSHPSLPIFPDMLSEQVPSDPDEPFFILSLTEIPVCSSGDVVDTASEPLPYLPVADASVPQQSSVPGECLAAEMGDGALYNVSVPMSTEESGEMGPSSVKDTGPDPAANLDSIMENLVDPHESMKTQPPKLSEAVENNDETEILPTKQGLTTRTGRRAKLQVKPNTSRKKQTSKTLATNIDQDSELPGPSMQPEASDATAKADDEVVTEPRKRSSDHVNIEKETPADGKSPKDNRSGARTQTTKTGGTSAENSDPSSGKAASEGLKVKTPHTPRKHSTPTPVASTSHNVAPTPNPTQLPEDTRSTSSATSPTLTEVVIEQATDHNRQCSDSTPSTSQLTAEVSASQQSDYVESSSTEEEPTSVSQYFLSDIFTDVEEG; from the exons ATGTTTCGCCGGTCAAGATTCAGTGTTCGACCCAATGTCAGTACGGCAGGGAGAATAGCAACAACACCTCAGGACACCCCTTCATCAAATCAGGAGGCCAGTGAGACGCCCAGAGACGTCGGTGAGAGCAGCactcctgctgctgtgacagataCCAAGGCTGCTGTGACTCCATCAGAAAAACCTACGACCCCAGA GGATGGCAATGACCAAAATGGGGAAGGTACCAGCTCCTCAGCTGCAGTCCAGAGAAGGAAGCGGTTTTCTGTCAAGCCCAGAGTGGCCCCAGGCCGCCCCTCCACCCTTCCTCGGACACCAAAGTCTCCTGTCAAGGCAGTCTGTGAAACTCCTGTTGAAGTCTCCAGCCCAAACCTCGAAAAGCCCACAACATCCAGCCAAACTGGGACTGCAGCAGCCCCTCAAGGACTCCAGTCCCCAAGGCGACGAAAGCCTTCAGGAGAGAGCAAGCATCCTAAAGTGCAACCTAaacccacccccacctcctctgaCTCTGCAGGACCTTCAGTCGTCCCTGTAGCTGAGGAGTCACTAGAACAAACTGATCTGCCGAAAGACACTGGCAAACAGTTAGAAAACAAGGCAAGCAGTCAGGTTAAAGAAGCTCCTCACAGACCATCAGATAAAGTGCCCCCCTCACTACCAGACAAAGAAGCTATTGAAATATCAGAGAAGGCCAAGACTCTAGTGTCATCGAAGAGTGGACTTTCACTGTCACCGTCAGCGTTCTCCTTGAGTAGACTCCTGAATGACCCATCCGACTTACAGAGGCTGGCAAAGGCCCAAAAGCTCAGAGATCTGCTCAGACaggagagacacaaagaaaag AAACTCAAGAAAGCAAAGGCACGTGCAAAGGAATATACTTTAGATCCTGCCAAAATGACAATGAGGGACCTTATCCGTTATCTACCAGTGTCTAACCCCATGAC ATCTAGTTTAGAAGACTCATCTCAAGAGAATGAGACTGTGGTCCCGCCTTCACCAGGAAGAGAAGA GTCACCGGAGAGAGCGCAGGAACCTGAAGCCCTCCCTAAAATAGCCGagcctgaggaagaggaggtggtggaggacgAGCAGGAAGAAGCGCTTATGGTTCCCCGGGTCAAAGTAGCAGAGGATGGCTCACTGATAATTGATGAAGAGAG CTTGACGGTGGAAGTCCAGCGAGCTAAAGGACCAAACCCAGCACACGATCGAGACCCCATCTTTGAGCGTGGGTCCACTACGACTTACTCAAGCTTCAGGAAAGGGACCTATTCGAAACCCTGGTCCAGTGAAG agacagacatgttCTTCCTGGCAATCAGTATGGTGGGGACAGACTTTTCCATGATTTGTCAACTATTTCCTCACAGAGCTCGATCAGAGATAAAG AACAAATTCAAAAAAGAAGAGCGAGAGAATGCCTGGAGGATTGATAAAGCTTTCA GAGAGAGGCGCAAACTGGACATAGAGTATTTTTCTAAGCTGCTAGAGAAAATTCTGGAGGTTCAGAAAAATAGGAAGAAACTCAAGTCGCTCGCTGATAAGAACTCCCCCAAGAAGCACAAGAGAAAGGCAAAGG GCAAAAAAACTGCAAGGAAACTAAGtgatgtggaggaggaagaaggggaggaTGAGAATGAAGTTCCTGActtggaggatgaggaggagggagagaaagagaatgaggatCTCTATAATGAAGGAGGAACCTCTGCATCTAAGCCTAAGAGGCAATGCAAAAGAAAGACTAGAGAGTCCCCCTTGAATGAGGAACCAAatgataagaaaaagaaaacaggtgaAAAGAGCAACAAACAAG GCGAGGCCTGCACACCCGAAGACACTGAAGCAGCACTTCCTGGAGACCATACAAGTTCAGACAT GTCTGAAAAGACTGAGAATGTGAATGCACCCAAGGACACTGCAATCAAACCAGCTAAACTCTCACACACCAGAGCATCAAAATCAGTACTACCTCTGGGCCGGAAGTGGGGTAAAAAGCCTCCACCACCCTCCACGAAGACTGTGCCAGATAAAGGGGACGAGACTGTGAGTGATGGAGCCTCTGAAGAGCAg GCGAATAAAGATTCATCACCGTCAGCTGACATTTCCTCTGAAGAAGAGGATGCCACCATTCAACCTCCAAAACCGACCAG GTATGGGAGAGTGCCCAAGCCCACCAAACCCTTGACTTACCCTGCCAAAGAAAATGCACACACCTCCGATACCACTCCCACTTCACCGGTGGGGTCCACTGGTGCTGCTGCCAAGCCTAAACCCAAATGCACAGCCAAGAGGGGAAGGTCATCAAAGCAACCATCAGCTCAAGAGTCCAAAAAGCCCAAACTGGTCACCCTCAGGGCCTCTCGGTCAGAGTTcagtgatgatgaggatgaaaagcAGCTGGATCACGAGGAGATTGAGGACGAGGTGGAGCATCCTGCCTGTAGCCCCAGTAAGGACAGCATTGCtcctgtgtttgtgcctgtcaGCCTGCGCTCCCCACAGCCAGTGATTTCAGAGGTGGAAGAGACTATGGAGGAG CTTGATATCTTGGCCAATATGCCTGATGTGTTGGGCATCTCCCAAGATGCACTGTGCCCTGATGCCTCGTGCGAGCGGGCACAAAATGAGACAGGCACAGTGGAACCATGTGAACATCAGTTGGACCTGCTGGTT GACGTTATAGATTTCCTTTCTTCAGAACACACAGAAG taacTGAGGACGAGAGCTACAATGAGGCTGCTCAAACCCTGTTGGCCATTGGCACACTGACTCATCTCCCTCAGTCAACAACGAATCAAATAGTTGCACAAGATCACACGACAG GGACAACAAcagacagtgtgagagagaccAGGCAACCACTAGAAGAGGACGCTGCATCAGAACCTGCTGCACAGGAGGAAGACAGTGCAGTTCCTCTTATGTTTGTTCATGGAGTCGCAGAAACATCAGAGATTACAGCTTCTGCGGAGCCACAGAACAGCACAGCAGACAGTGGTGACATTCCCATTATTAAAACCAGTGATCAGATGTGTGCTGAGCAGAGCACTGTTTCTGAAATGGACTCTCAGTTACAGTCAAGTCCAGAGTGCTCGAAGAAAAGTTCTCCACAGCCCAGGAGGGGACGTTTATCCACGGTGAAATGTAAACCTAACCTAGGCCGAGCCTCAAAGACTGCACAGCCCAAATCCCAGCCTGACACATCAACAGAACAGACAGCTGAAGAGGGCAACACAGAGCCTGCCAACCTTCAGGTCACTGACTCAGTATCAGCTCCTGAAGAAAGAACCCCTACGATACCAGAATCTTCTTCAACAACGTTAATAGATGACATTTCCTGTACTGAAGTCAGACCTTCACAAGAGCTGTCTGCCAGTCAGGAGAGGAGTCACTGCTCTTCTGATGCCCAGTTTGAACCCAGTGGGGAACAAACCAGCGGAGACACAAAGTCAACTCAGGAGTCCTCAAATGAAGAACTGATGTCTCGCGCCGAAATAATTTCAAGTTGTTCTAATTATTTAGCGACATCTGACACACCAGTCACAGGATCACAGTTTGAACTAGGGTCAAACTGTGATTCTGTCCCGGTCGAAGAAAGCGGTCAACATCCCGCTGCTCTCAGCACACCTTTAGAAGattcacctgtcagtcagaaaacagagagtgaCGCTGCATCTGCTTGCCAGTCTAGAAGGAATCGATTGCAAAAAGTCAAACCCAAACCAAACATACCTCAGATATCAAGAACTGCTCGGCCGACACCTCAAACCACAAAGGACTGTGTTGAGAAAGACTCCAGCCCAACTCCAAGCTCCAAAGTccaagaaaaaacaacagtagaGGTTGAATCAGAAGCAACTTGTGGCACCTCTCTtgaaaaaacaagtcaaaacatTGGTCCTGCTTCAGTTTGTACACTATCATTTGATTTAGGCTCTACTCTTACACCCACAAAGAAGCTGTCAACAATTGAGGAGAAAAGGATAGATACAGATGTTGGGCTTGTTGGTCAGGTACACTCTGTTGCAGCATCATCAGATCAGAGCGCCTCAGAAAACCACAACCTTTCTGATGCTGATAACCCAATGACATCTGACTCAGCTGCCACTGTATCACAGGTTGGACAAAACTCAGCCCCAAGAGTCCAAGAGAGCAGTGATCATCCTGCTACATGTGCTACACCTGCAGAAGATTTACCTGTCAGTCAGAAAGAAGAGAGTGAAGTTACATCTACATGCCAGACGAGGAGAGGTCGGTTACAAAAAGTCAGACCCAAACCAAACCTCGTACAGACATCAAGAACTGCACGGTCTAAACCTCAAACGACGAAAGAGCCTGTCCAGCACATGCAGCTTGTGGAGAGACCTTCCGTCCCAACTTCAGCACCTGGATCTGCTGACAATGTAATAGCAGAAGTAGAAGCGCTGCCAGTTTGCAGTATCACCCTTCCTGAACCAGGTGAAAGCAGTGGCACCGCTTCAGTTTCAGTACCATCACTGGAATTATGCACTGCTCACAAACCCGCCGAGGAATCGTCCTCAACTATGGAACAGAAGGCAGACGTTGGACTGAACTCAAGCTCAGCGAGCTCAGAATCAAATGTACCTCAAAGAAGACGACACCTTCCCAAGGTTAAACCCAATTTAGGATCATCCACCAGAACCAAACATACAAAGAATATCGTCAAACCCTTAGAGGAACAGTATATGGACCCCTCTTCAAATGTAACCTCAGAACCACAACAACCTGTGGACAATTCACACGCACAACCGAAATGTACAGAGGAAGACTGTAAAAATATGACATTAAATACAGAGCTCAGCTCAACAAAATCTGTACCTACAGAAAAGAAACTAGACAGCAAAAATGATAAGGGTACATCCTCTGATGATGTTGTCATAGCAACATCTTGGGTTGCTGAGAATCAGTCTATGTTGACAGACACAGTTCCTGATgataaaagcagtgaaaagtTCACATTTGAGAGGGAACCCACTGGGGACAGAATGTCAAGTAATGACAGGGTGGAGGCTGGACCTGCCTCACAGGGGGACTACGAGCTGGATATGTCCACCAGACTTAAAGAGTTAAATGCTCAACCAGCGTATGATCCAGCTGCAGTTTCAGATGTTCACTCTTCAGAAGGTGGCTCCACGGAGTCGAAAGTAAATTCTGTACTGGCTGCTAATGCTCACTCCATACCAGATCCTAAAGAAAGCAGCCCTCAGCCTTCAGAAAGCGACCCGGAGTTAAAAAGTCAAGACGCAGCCCAACAGTGGTCAGAAACCAGGGAAACTAATCAAACATCAAACGACAAATCTCCATCTGCCGAAAG TGCTGATGATACACAGTCAGAGTTGACTGACTCTTCCAAGTCTTCAAAAAAAGCCCTTCAGAGCCGTAGAGCCAGGCTTATTAAACCCAAACCCAACCTGGGATGCAGCAGTCGACCTCCACAACCCCAACAAGAccagaacacaacacaagctgaag ATCCTGGTACACCCTCAGAACGTGTGGATGCTTCGGTTTCCCACAAACCTGTGTCTAAACTCCAACCTGATATTCAGGAGCCAGTAGAGGGAGCTGTTGAACCACGAAGTCCCCTCTCTGAGTCCCCCCCGAATGATGCTGGGGCCTTGCTGGGCAGTTTGACACAAATTATCGAACAACTGAGTGAACATGACTCCCCTCCAAATGATGCAGGATCCTCTCTGGATTGTGTGACACAAACACCGGACAATTCTTCTCAG GACACATCAACATTAAATGCAGAGGAGACCCAAAGTCATCCAAGTCTCCCAATATTTCCAGACA TGCTGTCGGAGCAGGTGCCTTCAGATCCAGATGAACCATTTTTCATCCTCTCACTGACTGAGATCCCAGTCTGCTCATCCGGGGATGTGGTGGACACTGCATCTGAGCCTCTTCCTTATCTTCCTGTAGCAGATGCATCAGTACCACAACAAAG CAGTGTTCCTGGAGAGTGTTTGGCAGCTGAAATGGGAGATGGGGCTCTCTATAATGTATCTGTGCCCATGTCCACAGAGGAGAGTGGTGAAATGGGTCCCAGCAGTGTGAAAGACACTGGGCCAGATCCAGCTGCAAATTTA GATTCGATTATGGAGAATCTAGTGGATCCACATG AGAGTATGAAAACCCAGCCACCCAAATTATCAGAGGCTGTAGAGAATAATGATGAGACTGAAATTCTCCCTACAAAGCAGGGACTGACAACAAGAACTGGAAGAAGAG CCAAACTGCAGGTTAAGCCCAATACTTCAAGGAAGAAACAAACCAGCAAGACCCTCGCTACGAACATCGACCAGGACTCTGAACTTCCTGGCCCTTCCATGCAGCCAGAAGCCTCTGATGCAACTGCAAAAGCAGACGATGAGGTCGTCACTGAGCCACGGAAAAGAAGCAGTGATCATGTAAACATTGAAAAGGAGACTCCGGCAGATGGGAAAAGCCCTAAGGATAACCGCTCAGGAGCACGGACTCAGACTACAAAGACCGGCGGGACCAGCGCTGAGAATAG CGATCCTTCATCCGGCAAAGCAGCTTCCGAGGGCCTTAAGGTCAAAACTCCACACACACCGAGAAAACACTCCACCCCAACACCTGTAGCTTCAACATCACACAATGTCGCTCCCACGCCCAATCCGACACAGCTGCCAGAGGACACCCGCTCAACATCTTCTGCCACTTCACCAACACTAACAGAGGTGGTTATTGAACAGGCCACTGACCACAACCGACAATGCTCAGACTCAACTCCTAGCACTTCTCAGTTAACAGCTGAG GTTTCAGCTTCCCAGCAAAGTGACTATGTGGAGAGCAGCTCCACAGAGGAGGAGCCCACCAGTGTGTCTCAGTACTTCTTAAGTGATATTTTTACAGACGTAGAAGAGGGATAA